The following are encoded together in the Pedobacter sp. D749 genome:
- a CDS encoding GH3 auxin-responsive promoter family protein has protein sequence MMEKEKNGRKEKSPSGGWGLKAALSKPFAAFAVWQINKWKNNAVNAQNKILKNLIDEARRTAFGKDHHFSEIKTYADFKKYVPVQDYEGLKPYIDRVVAGEADVIWKGKPVYFAKTSGTTSGVKYIPLSKESMPEHIKAARNAILTYINETGKADFVNGKMIFLQGSPVLNVKNGINVGRLSGIVAHHVPAYLQKNRLPSYETNIIEDWEQKVDAIVEETINEDMTLISGIPPWVQMYFDKLSEKSGGKKIAEIFRNFSLFIYGGVNFEPYRAKIEQSIGKKIDAIETYPASEGFIAYQDSQKDKGLLLLADAGIFYEFVPADEYYNDHPTRLSLGEVELDTNYALILNTNAGLWGYSIGDTVKFVSKNPYKIVVTGRIKHFISAFGEHVIGEEVEQAILSVANAEQVEITEFTVAPQVNPKTGQLPYHEWFVEFSSAPKDMAAFSKKVDEALQKKNIYYFDLIEGNILQPLIIRTLQKDAFVNYMKSEGKLGGQNKVPRLSNDRKLADALVVYIV, from the coding sequence ATGATGGAAAAAGAAAAGAACGGTAGAAAGGAAAAGTCCCCTTCAGGGGGTTGGGGACTTAAGGCAGCATTAAGTAAACCCTTTGCGGCATTTGCAGTTTGGCAGATCAACAAATGGAAAAATAATGCGGTTAATGCCCAAAATAAGATTCTGAAAAATCTTATTGACGAAGCCAGACGTACAGCGTTCGGGAAAGACCATCATTTCTCCGAAATTAAAACCTATGCTGATTTTAAAAAATATGTTCCTGTTCAGGATTACGAAGGTTTAAAACCTTATATAGATCGTGTTGTAGCAGGAGAAGCAGATGTAATTTGGAAAGGTAAACCGGTTTATTTTGCCAAAACCTCAGGCACCACTTCAGGTGTAAAGTATATTCCACTTTCTAAAGAATCGATGCCAGAGCACATCAAAGCTGCCCGTAATGCCATTTTAACTTACATTAATGAAACGGGCAAGGCTGATTTTGTAAATGGAAAAATGATTTTTCTTCAGGGGAGTCCGGTTTTAAATGTGAAAAATGGGATCAATGTTGGACGTTTATCTGGAATTGTGGCCCATCATGTACCAGCCTATCTGCAAAAGAACCGTTTGCCTTCTTACGAAACCAATATTATAGAAGATTGGGAACAGAAAGTGGATGCCATTGTGGAGGAAACCATTAATGAGGACATGACTTTGATATCGGGCATTCCACCATGGGTTCAGATGTATTTTGATAAATTGTCTGAGAAATCCGGAGGAAAGAAAATTGCTGAAATATTCAGGAATTTTAGCCTGTTTATCTATGGAGGGGTAAATTTCGAACCTTATCGCGCAAAGATTGAACAGAGCATCGGAAAAAAAATTGATGCCATTGAAACCTATCCAGCTTCAGAAGGATTTATTGCCTATCAGGATTCGCAAAAAGATAAAGGATTATTGTTACTGGCCGATGCAGGGATTTTTTACGAATTTGTTCCTGCTGATGAATATTACAATGATCATCCAACACGGTTATCACTTGGCGAGGTTGAGCTGGATACGAATTATGCGCTGATTTTAAATACCAATGCAGGTTTATGGGGTTATAGTATTGGCGATACCGTGAAATTTGTGTCGAAAAACCCTTATAAAATTGTAGTTACCGGGCGGATTAAACATTTTATTTCTGCCTTCGGTGAGCATGTAATAGGAGAAGAGGTAGAACAGGCCATTTTAAGTGTGGCCAATGCAGAACAGGTAGAAATTACAGAATTTACAGTGGCACCGCAGGTTAATCCGAAAACTGGTCAATTGCCTTATCATGAGTGGTTTGTGGAATTTTCATCTGCACCAAAAGATATGGCTGCTTTTAGCAAAAAGGTTGATGAAGCTTTACAAAAGAAAAATATTTATTACTTTGACCTGATCGAAGGAAACATCCTTCAGCCATTGATTATACGTACTTTGCAAAAAGATGCTTTTGTAAACTATATGAAAAGTGAAGGAAAGTTAGGTGGGCAGAATAAAGTACCGCGTTTGAGTAATGATCGGAAACTGGCGGATGCTTTAGTGGTATATATTGTTTGA
- a CDS encoding four helix bundle protein: MTAYTKSFHLSNFVWDLVSGWDSFAKYTIGQQFVDAVDSISANIAEGFGRYHKKDKIKFYYYSFGSVKECLDWNEKARVRKLVNEETYSKIFATLETLPKENSSTDKIYKRKIENLIECN; this comes from the coding sequence ATAACTGCTTATACAAAATCGTTTCATCTTAGCAATTTTGTATGGGATTTGGTATCTGGTTGGGATAGCTTTGCAAAGTATACCATCGGGCAACAGTTTGTTGATGCTGTTGATTCTATTTCAGCTAATATTGCTGAAGGCTTTGGTCGTTATCATAAGAAAGATAAGATCAAGTTTTATTATTATAGCTTTGGTTCTGTTAAGGAATGTTTAGACTGGAACGAAAAAGCAAGAGTTCGAAAGTTGGTAAATGAGGAAACGTATTCAAAGATTTTTGCAACTTTGGAAACTTTGCCGAAAGAAAATTCATCAACTGATAAAATTTACAAACGAAAAATTGAAAATTTAATCGAATGCAATTAA
- a CDS encoding 1-deoxy-D-xylulose-5-phosphate reductoisomerase: protein MNNITIQQSVKRITILGSTGSIGTQALEVVKDHPTVFKVAVLSALKNAALLIQQAKEFKPAIVVICDESKYSEVKDALFGLDVKVLAGEAALSEVAAYADSDVVLTALMGSVGLKPTIAAIKAGKNIALANKETLVVAGELITQLATEHRVKILPVDSEHSAIFQCLVGEEQNEIEKIYLTASGGPFLGKTKDFLATVKKEQALKHPNWVMGAKITIDSASLMNKGLEVIEAKWLFNLDVDQIDVIVHPQSIIHSIVQFTDGSMKAQMGVPDMKLPIQYALNYPDRLKNNFKRFNFLDYPSFSFQKADMETFRNLDLAFAALRKGGNMPCILNAANEIVVEAFLTDKIGFLQMSEVIERCMEEISYVEKPQLSDYLETDKHSRILAGELVTKSIV from the coding sequence TTGAACAATATAACAATACAGCAATCTGTAAAAAGAATAACCATATTAGGTTCTACAGGGAGCATAGGTACACAAGCACTTGAAGTTGTTAAGGATCATCCTACAGTTTTTAAAGTTGCCGTATTATCTGCACTGAAGAATGCAGCTTTACTGATTCAACAAGCAAAGGAATTTAAACCGGCAATTGTTGTAATATGTGATGAAAGCAAATACAGCGAAGTTAAGGATGCTTTGTTTGGCCTTGATGTTAAAGTTTTGGCTGGCGAAGCGGCTTTATCAGAAGTTGCCGCTTACGCTGATAGCGATGTAGTGCTTACTGCATTAATGGGATCGGTTGGTTTAAAACCAACCATTGCTGCCATAAAAGCAGGGAAAAACATTGCTTTGGCTAACAAAGAAACTTTAGTGGTTGCCGGCGAACTGATTACACAATTGGCAACTGAACACCGGGTTAAAATTTTACCGGTTGATTCTGAGCATTCGGCCATATTCCAGTGTTTAGTGGGTGAGGAGCAAAATGAGATTGAGAAAATTTATTTAACGGCATCCGGCGGACCATTTTTGGGCAAAACAAAAGACTTTTTAGCGACCGTAAAAAAGGAGCAGGCTTTAAAACATCCCAATTGGGTGATGGGGGCAAAAATCACGATCGATTCTGCATCTCTAATGAATAAGGGTTTAGAGGTAATTGAGGCAAAATGGTTGTTTAACCTCGATGTAGATCAGATTGATGTCATCGTTCATCCTCAATCTATCATCCATTCCATCGTTCAGTTTACTGATGGCTCTATGAAGGCACAGATGGGCGTTCCCGATATGAAACTGCCTATTCAGTATGCTTTAAATTATCCCGATAGGCTAAAAAACAATTTTAAGCGTTTTAACTTCTTAGATTATCCAAGTTTTAGCTTTCAGAAAGCCGATATGGAAACATTCAGAAATTTAGACCTGGCATTTGCTGCTTTACGAAAAGGAGGGAATATGCCTTGTATTTTGAATGCCGCGAATGAAATTGTTGTAGAAGCGTTTTTGACGGATAAAATTGGTTTTCTGCAAATGAGCGAGGTTATTGAAAGATGTATGGAAGAAATCAGTTATGTTGAAAAACCGCAATTGAGTGATTATTTAGAAACTGACAAACATAGCCGTATCTTAGCCGGCGAATTAGTAACAAAAAGTATAGTTTAA
- a CDS encoding site-2 protease family protein: MNGLIMAGQLLLGLSLLVILHELGHFLAARAFGIKVEKFYLFFDAWGFKLFSFKKGDVEYGVGWLPLGGYVKIAGMIDESMDTEQMAQPAQPWEFRSKPAWQRLIVMLGGIIVNVIVGIFIFWMLTFNIGQNYTVNSKLNDGISVGAIGKEIGLKNGDKILAINGNKLIRFEDAISSKVLFDGAQLTILRDNKALYISVPDTILNKISKNDKENFISPRYIMERVDKVSAPDEKADKPSFFDKLFGRKFEKPVYPAYAAGIKPGDSILSVNGKQITFFDQFKEEVSTNKLKPITIKALRKGKEVTFDLKVSKDGTIGIGPNLKMPETAHVDFGFIESLPVGANMAWSTFVDNAKGIGKMITGKLSARNISSPIGIAKVYGSTFDWVKFWTLTGLISMALAFMNLLPIPGLDGGHVVFLLIEMVQRKPVSEKVLEKAQIVGFVILICLMVFAFGNDILKSFGK; this comes from the coding sequence ATGAATGGATTGATTATGGCGGGGCAGCTGCTGCTCGGATTGTCTTTATTGGTAATATTACACGAATTAGGGCATTTCCTGGCAGCCAGAGCATTTGGTATTAAAGTAGAAAAGTTTTATTTATTTTTTGATGCATGGGGTTTCAAACTTTTTAGTTTCAAAAAGGGTGATGTTGAATATGGAGTGGGATGGTTGCCACTTGGGGGTTATGTAAAAATTGCCGGAATGATTGATGAGAGTATGGACACTGAGCAAATGGCCCAGCCAGCTCAACCCTGGGAATTCCGTTCTAAACCAGCCTGGCAACGTTTAATTGTAATGCTTGGCGGTATTATTGTAAATGTAATTGTAGGTATTTTTATCTTTTGGATGTTAACTTTCAACATCGGGCAGAACTATACGGTTAACAGTAAACTAAATGATGGTATTTCTGTAGGTGCGATCGGTAAAGAAATTGGTTTGAAAAACGGAGATAAAATTTTGGCCATCAATGGGAACAAATTAATCCGTTTTGAAGATGCGATATCAAGCAAAGTATTGTTTGATGGTGCACAATTAACCATTTTAAGGGATAATAAAGCTCTTTATATTTCTGTTCCGGATACTATTTTAAACAAAATATCGAAAAACGATAAAGAGAATTTTATCTCGCCACGGTATATCATGGAGCGTGTTGATAAGGTAAGCGCACCTGATGAAAAAGCAGATAAACCATCATTTTTTGATAAGCTATTTGGCAGAAAGTTTGAGAAACCAGTATATCCTGCTTATGCTGCCGGCATTAAACCGGGCGATAGTATTTTATCGGTTAATGGCAAACAGATCACTTTTTTCGATCAGTTTAAAGAAGAGGTGTCTACAAATAAGCTAAAACCCATTACCATTAAAGCATTGCGCAAGGGAAAAGAAGTAACATTCGATCTTAAAGTAAGTAAAGACGGAACAATTGGAATTGGTCCTAACCTGAAAATGCCTGAAACTGCACATGTAGATTTTGGCTTTATCGAGTCGTTACCAGTTGGTGCGAACATGGCATGGAGCACTTTTGTAGATAATGCGAAGGGCATTGGTAAAATGATCACGGGAAAGTTAAGTGCACGTAACATCAGCAGTCCGATTGGAATTGCGAAGGTGTATGGAAGTACTTTCGACTGGGTTAAATTCTGGACTTTAACAGGATTAATTTCGATGGCATTGGCATTTATGAATTTATTGCCTATTCCAGGCTTAGATGGAGGCCATGTCGTGTTTCTTTTGATCGAAATGGTGCAACGTAAGCCGGTAAGCGAAAAAGTACTGGAAAAGGCGCAGATTGTGGGTTTTGTAATCCTGATCTGTTTAATGGTGTTTGCTTTTGGTAATGATATTTTAAAATCCTTCGGTAAGTAA
- the hscB gene encoding Fe-S protein assembly co-chaperone HscB, which translates to MSEAKPDTNYFDFYELPIQFNPDQSAVKTKFYALSKQFHPDFYANESEVKQQEVLNLSTLNNKAYQTLSNAKKRLKYVLELKGIVETDEGYQLPQSFLMEMMDVNEALMDLEFEPDAEKLAQVKGDVDAIEKGLANELNDLIARFDSNPTASDALLPSIKDNFYRQKYIDRIRERLVKQK; encoded by the coding sequence ATGAGCGAAGCAAAACCAGATACTAATTATTTCGATTTTTACGAGTTACCGATCCAGTTTAATCCGGACCAAAGTGCGGTAAAAACAAAGTTTTATGCTTTAAGCAAACAGTTTCACCCCGATTTTTATGCCAATGAAAGCGAAGTGAAGCAGCAGGAAGTGCTAAACCTGTCAACATTGAACAATAAGGCTTACCAAACGCTGAGCAATGCTAAAAAACGCTTAAAATACGTGCTCGAGTTGAAAGGGATAGTAGAAACAGACGAGGGTTATCAACTGCCGCAATCTTTTCTAATGGAAATGATGGATGTAAATGAGGCTTTAATGGATCTGGAGTTTGAACCGGATGCCGAAAAGCTAGCACAGGTAAAAGGAGATGTTGATGCCATAGAAAAAGGCTTGGCTAACGAATTGAATGATTTGATAGCTCGTTTTGATAGCAATCCAACAGCATCCGATGCACTACTGCCTTCGATTAAGGATAATTTTTACCGACAGAAATATATTGATAGGATTAGAGAGCGATTGGTGAAACAGAAGTAG
- a CDS encoding DUF3817 domain-containing protein: MNSSLSIFRKVAVAEGISYLLLLFVAMPLKYFAGLPLYVKYTGWAHGLLFVLYAATLVLAWQEQKWKFGKAILIFLASLLPFMPFVVDRKLKDERPK; this comes from the coding sequence ATGAATAGCTCCCTTTCTATTTTTCGTAAAGTAGCCGTAGCAGAAGGCATATCCTACCTGCTTTTGTTATTTGTGGCCATGCCCTTAAAGTATTTTGCAGGCCTTCCTCTGTATGTAAAATATACTGGCTGGGCCCACGGATTATTATTTGTACTATACGCAGCTACCTTAGTTTTGGCCTGGCAAGAGCAAAAATGGAAGTTTGGTAAAGCAATTCTCATCTTTTTGGCATCACTTTTACCATTTATGCCCTTTGTGGTAGATCGCAAATTAAAAGACGAAAGACCAAAATAA
- a CDS encoding DKNYY domain-containing protein gives MKDLGHGFTLVDRSIYLYDSEKFTSLKKTIDYDSFEMVEAFEDKTFYFRDQNRVYVTSYMCNASVIEGAKPETFKVINAADGIGYDGNNYYWYDRCLPYDYSKAEKYNEYYLRAGNKVYFLTDIVEGADTKTFSIIWQNVARDRESLFFRGRNVPGVDVDTFKKVPGCFDADHLDQSHTYYAADRNNVYFVNTIGKALKRLTGVKPSDFSVKIVDNRLYGISGKDIYFFGIKKKGLVLE, from the coding sequence ATGAAAGATCTCGGACACGGCTTCACGCTTGTAGACAGAAGCATTTATCTGTATGATTCGGAAAAATTTACCAGCCTAAAAAAGACAATCGATTACGATTCGTTTGAGATGGTCGAAGCTTTTGAGGACAAGACTTTTTATTTCAGGGATCAAAATAGGGTGTATGTTACCAGCTATATGTGCAACGCTTCTGTTATTGAGGGAGCAAAGCCTGAAACATTTAAAGTTATAAATGCCGCAGATGGCATTGGTTATGACGGGAACAATTATTATTGGTACGACCGGTGCCTGCCATATGATTACAGCAAGGCGGAAAAATATAATGAGTATTATCTTCGGGCAGGTAATAAAGTTTATTTTCTTACAGATATTGTGGAAGGAGCTGATACAAAGACCTTCAGCATTATCTGGCAAAATGTTGCCCGGGACAGGGAAAGCCTGTTTTTTAGGGGCAGGAATGTACCTGGCGTAGATGTTGACACTTTTAAGAAAGTGCCTGGCTGCTTTGATGCTGATCATCTTGACCAAAGCCACACTTATTATGCAGCCGACCGGAACAATGTTTATTTTGTGAATACCATAGGCAAAGCCCTGAAGAGGCTGACCGGTGTAAAGCCTTCGGACTTTTCGGTAAAGATTGTCGATAACAGGCTTTACGGGATAAGCGGTAAGGATATTTACTTTTTTGGCATTAAAAAGAAAGGCTTAGTGCTAGAATAA
- a CDS encoding nuclear transport factor 2 family protein produces the protein MEIKNPVPPFNYDSAVKKVMLAEHAWNSRNPEVVCMAYTLNTEWRNRSEFISGREEVKVFLANKWENELDYKLKKELWAFTDNRIAVRFEYEWHNHQGQWFRSFGNELWEFDKYGLMEKRFASINDLAIDEKDRML, from the coding sequence ATGGAAATTAAAAACCCAGTACCACCGTTTAACTACGATTCCGCGGTGAAGAAAGTTATGCTTGCAGAGCACGCATGGAATAGCCGCAATCCTGAAGTAGTATGCATGGCCTATACCCTTAATACAGAATGGCGCAATCGGTCGGAATTTATCTCCGGCCGTGAAGAAGTCAAAGTATTTTTAGCAAACAAATGGGAGAATGAACTTGACTACAAGCTTAAAAAAGAACTTTGGGCATTTACTGATAACCGTATAGCAGTTCGCTTTGAATATGAATGGCATAACCATCAAGGGCAATGGTTCCGCAGCTTTGGTAATGAGCTTTGGGAATTTGATAAATACGGGCTAATGGAGAAACGGTTCGCAAGCATCAATGATCTGGCCATTGATGAAAAAGATCGAATGCTATAA